The DNA region GTCCGGCGGCGAGGTTGACGGCGACGGTCGATTTGCCGACGCCGCCCTTCCCGGAGGCGACGGCGATGACGTTCTTGACGCCGGGCAGCACCTGCTCGCTCTGTGAGAGCGACGACGGCAGCTTCGCCGAGAGGTCGACGTCGAGGCCCGCCTCCGAGAGCACCTCGCGGACGCGACTCGCAATCTGAGTCTCGTTCGGGGCGTAGGGTGCGCCGAGCGCGAGCGATACGCGAGCGACGCTGTCGTCGACCTCGACGGCGTTGACCAGACCGAGCGAGACGATGTCTTCGCCGAGGTCCGGGTCCTCGACCTCCCGGAGGAGATCTCGTACGTCGGCTTCGTTCATGCCCTCATGGTGGGTTCGTCGGTCGAATAAGGGTTATGTAAGCGGTGAGGCGAAGACGACCCCAAACCCTCGCCATCGCATACAACTATTACCCGCTCCGCGTGTGCGTACCTCATGCGATTCGCACTCACGGACGCGCAGCGAGCAGTTCGGGACGACGCTCGGGAGTTCGCGGAGTCGAACGTCGTTCCGCGCGCGGACGAACTCGACCGGAACGAAGCGTACCCCGAAGCGATTCTCGGGGACCTCGCCGACCGTGGGTACGCCGGACTGACAGTCGCCGAAGAGTACGGCGGCCGCGGCGAGGGGATGGTGGAACTCGCGCTCGTCACCGAGGAACTGTCGGCGGGACTCATGGCCGTCGCGAGCGCAGTCGCGCTCCACCTCGGCGTCGCCGAAATCGTCGAGCGGTTCGGCACCGACGCCCAGAAGGAGCGCTTCCTGCCGGCGATGGCGGGCTACGACCGCGTCGGCGCGCTCGGACTCAGCGAGGAGCACGCCGGTAGCGACAAACGGGGTATCGAGACGACGGCGACGCGGGAGGGCGACGAGTGGGTGCTCGACGGCCACAAGCGCTGGGTGACGAACTACGACGACGCCGACGAGGTACTCGTCTACGCGAGGACCGGACCGGCCGAGGACGCTCCGCGGAACGTCACCGCGTTCCTCGTCCCCGCCGACGAGTTCGAGATCGACACCGTCTGGGAGACCCTCGGCGTGCGGAGCGTGAAGTCGCCGAAGGTGACGCTCTCCGACGTTCGCGTCCCCGACGACCGGCGGATCGGCGAGGTGGACGAAGGGCTCGTCGAGCGCGGGAACGCGACCACTGGCGTGAACGTCCCCGCGCGCCGTGGGCCTCGCCCGCGCCGCGCTCGAAGACACCGTCGCCTACACGAGCGAGCGCGAGCAGTACGGCGGCCGTATCGGCGACTACCAGGGCGTCCGCTGGCGCGTCGGCGAGATGGCTCGCCGCGTCGACACCGCGCGACTGCTCACGCTTCGGGCGGCCGACTACGCCGATCGCGGCCGCGACGCGAGCCGCGAGTTCGCCATGGCGAAAGTGTACGCCACCGAGGCCGCCGTCGACGTGACGAACGACGCGCTCCAGCTCCACGGCGGCGTCGGCTACACGACCGAGCGGCGGATCGAACGCTACCTGCGCGACGCGCGTCTCCTGACCATCGCCGGCGGACCGAACGAGGGCCACCGCGACAGCGTCGCCGACGCGGTTTACGACCGCGGCGCGTGAGACGGAGGCCGTTCTGAGGCGTCGAGCCGTCGCTCGGCGACGGTGACCGCCGGACGCGGTCGTCGGGACGTTCGAAACCGAATCCGGTTACGTGTGTCTCGAAAGCGCCCACTCATTTAAGAACGTCCCCACGAATTTTCACGACATATGTTGACGGACGACTTCGGCAGGGACGTCACCGGCGTCCGTATCTCGCTGACGGACCGGTGTAACTTCGACTGCGTCTACTGCCACAACGAAGGGCTGGGCGACACC from Haloprofundus halobius includes:
- a CDS encoding acyl-CoA dehydrogenase family protein — translated: MGLARAALEDTVAYTSEREQYGGRIGDYQGVRWRVGEMARRVDTARLLTLRAADYADRGRDASREFAMAKVYATEAAVDVTNDALQLHGGVGYTTERRIERYLRDARLLTIAGGPNEGHRDSVADAVYDRGA